The Bacillota bacterium genome has a window encoding:
- a CDS encoding redoxin family protein translates to MDSAFDASRIALRDLEDHEKVLGAFKGKTVILIGGGYPAIEEAADWAEALDEEYAGDDDVQVVGAAIIGDVLPGVSKDQVKSRLKDFGTVPVLVDWEGQSSEAFDLDGASKPHVFVIDRDGVLRFRTVGDLSDAALAKVKGEVEAVE, encoded by the coding sequence ATGGACTCGGCGTTCGACGCCTCCCGCATCGCCTTGCGTGACTTGGAAGACCACGAGAAGGTGTTGGGAGCCTTCAAAGGCAAGACCGTCATCCTGATCGGCGGCGGCTACCCGGCCATCGAGGAGGCCGCCGACTGGGCCGAGGCCCTCGATGAGGAGTACGCCGGCGATGATGACGTTCAGGTTGTCGGGGCGGCGATCATCGGCGATGTCCTTCCCGGAGTGTCGAAGGATCAGGTCAAGTCCCGACTGAAGGATTTCGGCACGGTCCCGGTTCTGGTGGACTGGGAAGGACAGTCCTCCGAAGCCTTCGACCTCGATGGGGCGTCGAAGCCTCACGTCTTCGTGATCGACCGGGACGGGGTCCTCCGCTTCCGGACGGTCGGTGACCTGTCGGACGCCGCTCTGGCCAAGGTCAAGGGGGAAGTCGAGGCGGTCGAGTGA